One stretch of Bombus vancouverensis nearcticus chromosome 16, iyBomVanc1_principal, whole genome shotgun sequence DNA includes these proteins:
- the LOC117154515 gene encoding uncharacterized protein LOC117154515 isoform X6: MDEVSDEESFRNDKSMEHRKSDPHEGVSSKDVTQSSVSMSEGEADGDLEGLAGRVVQLEELLQGKEAIVEALNAEIDHLRAEASSPNSSQSQSSSIHSRDVLSLYHIKLQEFEKAVNQRDKLIEDLMWSLQHALSVRDNLASQLNSINAMQIPCKDSDKNKCLEEKIDTLEKTVSDQRSIIQKLNSQVTQNQEYVQTLEMEKETRTAEINDYKLQINNLNEQIRLNAADKNLNIAETLEQQKQYEVRVDKIKQDMQHILKKFTTEMNINTTRHQQELKEQATKYEKEVMNIQKEYEEHLKQLKEENKTMADRLNKELPDLETRHAKELSIFQTQLAHYKKTVETLKLELMNRSESQQTAQAELNEQKSKFNEFRVQAEKVTCIQNLDHQKEKEMLHEQIKLHKLQLEEVTSKYIAATAVLESKESIERSLEQALTNAAVLKEENESLKFKLDDLSSRYSTAQSLIENSQSHERTLSNKIYDLEKSLSRLSGINVSTLSELNETTYQTFDEVAIQYQLTKQKLEEKAEFEKLLICKIEGLEEDVRKSKEELEQANLTKKSYEKQLKDMKNVCDKYKSELSSLKKNSLDGQSTLPLAEESKSSSQSMKDTISDLLHKTEENQQEIKKLKMTLELKETELAESIKKMYDLADMLKKSEEEREQLKTGLATAWAQCAEVEEKLNQTLALSDSKLDVSLSSSYNSALMKQFKLDRIVNNSVDTTHDKSIDINRTLDEKTEDPNISNKTASLQEKLMLVLEENKRLLKEVERLMSQQADYEEIKNKMDHYINLSENLTIEKEHKNEENKALKKKLENMHSLQDSVNQLTLEKETLRKEIEALIHVHDEQINAIKTETTSEIRKVQSLMLSAKGSTTELNDLKTELEMRHAKEMEELRMYFEQKCLLMEKQYSEEIFSQQSKKMSDNDSEIADITEGLYFGGAGDCLNVSNISEHSSRLGSPIKDEQSKHTSQNFNSYKSELEYEINIKTLQQELQNRIIELQEAKLQCEKSLEEQKNMYERQLYDNKDKERRELLKNMANQALLTVESDVEDNWPAELLELRDKLTGNAKREMQLLKETHTEEMQRLKEEHSRTVARMIDRHQEELNKIKSECVQNYGEKGDLDKGVVTDNQILEERNTLSKTCVTLKTLIEELIKYFSICEEEVNNTFITKVVKSQLSDSVINEKAMQIDKTDGLKFNESRENQETSLLNSSKMKIQRIHFAPKTTEIVSIINSNAETLPTILEEDECITEKLKQELNNCVRRLKSESAEILSTSLSTRERRHSSPLKDTLWLNKMNEELNLKLHHAEALVIGYQEEISHLKMTILDLQRKLINAENKKETITEGYGENYDLGTDITLQDFSQLQEKVRHVLSNGGGDCTELLQLIDEQSRLTEKLMEEAKREKEDLQQQQVPLEPTPTPYIHRVCRRKIEAADKQLKATRRFLDEQASEREAERDEAAKQVYVLQEQLKEREREKERDQRITSESTLSPEATSDVPVLQASDIGAVVEVLESQMREMSSLMSDTEARKSETESELKAAIDKIWVLREIITDLEQQLQIKTEKEESLQLQINQLETVIAAQTKNQHELVQELDAVKMGSESKQLNEHIIHLQEELRKHKLSSEQFNVNSAALKQMKTELRDMQNHLTKRIRELESAHMCSSNLSLSQPSEDVSIREQIDASRCPTPDDPTAPPMLPLDQLLKLKEKMLKHARAEEVALKRIKDLELQVTAFKNQNEELQAEQEILQQTTSEQLFQIEAMRGRLEQHKQSAPFAQRQATSRLELQLHEANAKFQSLERTIADKDLELQDMKNQLDRINQLLQEKEAEIANVVQVESATIQKLKEHVEIIEEEKKILQTKVGVQEHAQLELPRLIDSMLADKNEEIDHLKEQLSKKEKQLEIYSSLNLDETQLRELVLQTEAKNSARTLSDILSIHSECEETTEAIRGANTTQNLPNVSAFKVPTSPVPKSIDNSTVPLMDSTKIIQVPLLDLGSQSLSANSSQQSRILDLLHSGQESKSSTSENNNSNDRTDHATQSTKQCTQTQELPQRERADERSDDSSSNRSYVPSMKYTQTSINETLKEVENLEIQLQAVREELDMKSAILTKREDDLIALQKLYDELQMEFKNVVETLSRDKCFYQNQYELSRVSENKIKKDLQEIENILKLSNEEMQDHKSKIQMNEKIIIELNLENNKLKKDIEEKEQELGQTREYTILLQEQAKELQKFRDAILEKDITIETIQTRNIEIENENKQLYEFKTKYQSTKQELLECQNEIQRLTEGLNNRDQVIRRLEEMARRTSFSGTSSPSNEKDQEIHHLQEYLKEKDKVIRQMSDDSKSLHKALEAIQNKMKESGNVVELRKKLKDERKINAELRNMVDNLNKDLSDLKLPAQRLQDDIDIEDMVQRELNLSAHLDRKIMNAIENDDEDKKKTERQTPYQDFQEAKYIELKLKLSQANKINEELKKLKDDLEIETEMLKCQITEYEGRIFQLKSDLTEKSKKIAKLDEELSSEKNLMRKLKIQIEKEHRAMQVGCSELIETLQSKLKNSLDNEVKLKNELSLLQDEHKNLEIQLSLMKDHVQSQKVDDLSKLTDLEAERKKYLSLMESFEKEGRENTELKDTLRKLQMEKNHFEKQLEVEVEKNENLTSNLVLIKGTNDHLQTDLRRTKEELKAKQEEGEWLQKRIKTMSDAETKRQEQKISEHSELKALRREINNARDVIMDLEADMKQSKRELTESLEREMKLAETFKERETDLLKKLSAVKDEEKNSRDMIAELQQEVKACTRRELELTKELKSRFTNENMPTKFMQKINDLSEVNEKYMTEKTVLQEKLIKSREEKEQLNQRIKLLEDQIKRNKGPQVSNAKIPEIEKLQHFYGKFLRAESRRKALTYQKRYLLIVIGSYQLSEENTLCVLAQLTRDQRSYAVVGRNKKSPKVRFRSAVLVLISIHRMKWLIVRWNIGRRIGVKTLLWNMDQSFLPIQKAAINHSPPVRDKTTANGDGGFDTFEQYCQRLKNVQQRLGLAEAGNLQIIPE; the protein is encoded by the exons ATGGATGAAGTATCCGATGAGGAATCTTTCCGTAATGACAAATCTATGGAACATAGAAAATCTGAT CCGCATGAAGGAGTTTCTTCAAAAGATGTGACACAAAGCAGTGTCAGTATGAGCGAAGGAGAAGCAGATGGGGATTTAGAAGGTCTTGCAGGAAGGGTGGTTCAATTAGAAGAGTTGTTGCAAGGGAAAGAAGCCATAGTCGAAGCTTTAAATGCGGAAATTGATCACTTGAGAGCAGAGGCCTCATCTCCAAACTCTTCTCAAAGCCAGAGTAGTAGTATACACAGTAGAGATGTCTTGTCTTTGTATCATATAAAA CTACAAGAGTTTGAAAAAGCAGTGAATCAAAGAGATAAGCTAATAGAAGATCTAATGTGGTCTCTGCAGCATGCTCTGTCTGTAAGAGATAATCTTGCTAGTCAATTGAACTCCATAAATGCTATGCAGATACCTTGTAAAGATAGTGATAAGAATAAGTGCTTGGAAGAAAAG ATTGATACTTTAGAAAAGACTGTAAGCGATCAAAGGtcaataatacaaaaattaaatagCCAGGTGACCCAAAATCAAGAATATGTACAGACACTGGAAATGGAGAAAGAAACTCGAACAGCTGAGATTAATGATTATAAGTTgcaaattaataatttgaatGAACAAATCCGTCTAAATGCTGCTGACAAAAATTTAAACATCGCCGAGACTTTAGAGCAACAGAAACAGTATGAAGTGCGTGTAGATAAGATAAAACAAGATATGCaacatatattaaaaaaatttacaacTGAGATGAATATAAATACTACACGTCATCAACAGGAATTAAAAGAGCAAGCTACAAAGTATGAGAAAGAGGTAATGAATATCCAAAAAGAATATGAAGAACATCTAAAGcaattgaaagaagaaaataagacTATGGCTGATCGCTTGAACAAGGAACTACCAGATCTGGAGACTCGACATGCCAAAGAACTCTCCATATTTCAAACGCAGTTGGCTCACTATAAGAAAACTGTGGAAACTCTGAAACTCGAGTTAATGAATCGTTCTGAATCCCAACAAACTGCCCAAGCTGAATTGAACGAACAAAAATCAAAGTTTAATGAGTTTAGAGTGCAGGCAGAAAAAGTTACATGCATTCAAAATCTAGATCatcaaaaggaaaaagagatgTTACACGAACAGATTAAGTTGCATAAACTTCAATTGGAGGAAGTCACTTCAAAGTACATAGCAGCAACTGCGGTTCTGGAATCGAAGGAAAGCATTGAACGTTCCTTGGAACAAGCCTTAACAAATGCTGCTGTGttgaaagaagagaatgaaAGTCTAAAATTTAAACTCGATGATCTGTCGTCGAGATACTCGACAGCGCAATCGTTGATAGAAAATAGTCAGTCTCATGAAAGAACTTTAAGCAACAAAATCTATGATTTAGAGAAATCATTGTCCAGACTTAGTGGTATAAACGTGAGTACTCTAAGCGAACTGAACGAAACTACGTATCAGACTTTTGACGAAGTGGCGATTCAATATCAGTTGACAAAACAAAAGCTTGAGGAAAAAGCAGAATTCGAGAAACTTTTAATTTGTAAGATTGAGGGTCTTGAAGAGGATGTTCGTAAGTCAAAAGAAGAGTTGGAACAAGCAAATCTTACAAAGAAATCATATGAGAAACAGCTTAAGGATATGAAGAATGTATGCGACAAATACAAATCTGAGCTGAGTTCCTTGAAGAAGAACAGTTTGGATGGCCAGAGTACCCTGCCATTAGCAGAAGAAAGCAAATCATCTAGTCAGAGTATGAAAGATACCATCAGTGATCTGCTGCACAAAACTGAAGAGAATCAACAGGAAATCAAGAAGCTTAAGATGACCCTTGAGCTGAAAGAGACAGAACTTGCAGAATccataaaaaaaatgtatgatctGGCAGACATGTTGAAGAAATCTGAGGAAGAGCGTGAACAGTTGAAGACTGGACTAGCCACAGCATGGGCACAGTGTGCAGAGGTAGAGGAAAAATTGAATCAGACGTTAGCTTTAAGCGATAGTAAACTTGATGTTTCATTGTCATCCAGTTATAACAGTGCCTTAATGAAACAATTTAAGCTGGATAGGATTGTTAATAATTCTGTAGATACAACACACGATAAAAGCATCGATATAAATAGAACTCTTGATGAGAAAACCGAAGATCCTAATATTAGTAACAAAACAGCATCGCTACAAGAAAAATTAATGCTTGTACTGGAAGAAAATAAACGGTTGCTGAAAGAAGTAGAACGTTTAATGAGTCAACAGGCAGACtatgaagaaataaaaaacaaaatggatcactACATTAATCTTTCAGAAAAccttaccatagaaaaggaaCATAAGAATGAAGAAAATAAAGCTTTGAAGAAGAAGTTAGAGAATATGCATTCACTACAAGATTCTGTAAATCAATTAACATTAGAGAAGGAGACTTTACGTAAAGAAATTGAAGCACTGATTCATGTTCATGACGAGCAGATAAACGCTATAAAAACCGAAACTACATCTGAAATTAGAAAAGTACAATCATTAATGTTGAGCGCAAAAGGAAGCACAACAGAGTTAAACGATCTCAAAACCGAACTGGAAATGCGACACGCGAAGGAAATGGAAGAACTGCGTATGTATTTCGAACAAAAATGTTTGCTGATGGAAAAACAATATTCCGAGGAAATATTTAGTCAGCAGTCAAAAAAGATGTCAGACAATGATAGTGAAATTGCTGACATAACTGAAGGCTTATATTTCGGAGGTGCTGGCGATTGTTTGAACGTTTCGAATATCTCTGAGCATAGTTCAAGACTTGGTTCTCCAATAAAGGATGAGCAATCTAAGCATACCAGCCAAAATTTTAATAGTTATAAGTCTGAATTAGAGtatgaaataaatatcaaaACTTTGCAACAAGAATTGCAAAACAGAATAATAGAGTTGCAGGAAGCGAAATTGCAATGTGAGAAATCTTTAGAAGAACAGAAAAATATGTATGAAAGACAACTATACGATAACAAGGACAAAGAAAGACGCGAGTTATTGAAAAATATGGCAAATCAG GCACTTTTAACGGTCGAGTCGGATGTAGAAGATAATTGGCCAGCAGAATTGTTGGAATTACGAGACAAACTGACTGGTAATGCAAAGAGGGAGATGCAACTACTTAAAGAAACCCATACTGAGGAAATGCAACGTTTAAAAGAAGAGCATTCTCGAACTGTAGCTAGAATGATCGATCGTCATCAGGAAGaacttaataaaattaaatcagaATGTGTTCAGAATTATGGTGAAAAAGGAGATCTTGATAAAGGCGTAGTAACAGATAATCAAATTCTTGAAGAAAG GAATACCTTAAGTAAAACGTGTGTAACTCTTAAAACGTTGATTGAAGAACTGATAAAGTACTTTAGTATTTGTGAAGAGGAAGTTAATAATACTTTTATTACCAAAGTTGTTAAGAGTCAATTATCCGATAGCGTCATTAATGAAAAAGCCATGCAAATTGATAAAACTGATGGATTGAAATTCAACGAATCAAGAGAGAACCAAGAGACTAGCTTATTGAACTCTTCCAAAATGAAGATACAAAGGATCCATTTTGCTCCAAAAACTACCGAGATAGTTTCTATAATAAATAGCAATGCTGAAACTTTACCAACTATTCTGGAAGAAGATGAGTGCATAACAGAAAAATTAAAGCAAGAATTGAACAACTGCGTACGTCGCTTGAAATCTGAAAGCGCTGAAATTCTTAGCACTTCTTTATCCACAAGAGAACGGAGACATAGCTCGCCTTTGAAAGATACTCTTTGGTTAAATAAAATGAATGAAGAACTGAATTTGAAACTTCATCATGCTGAAGCTCTAGTCATCGGCTATCAAGAAGAGATCAGTCATCTGAAAATGACTATTTTAGATCTTCAAAGGAAGCTAATTAATGcagagaataaaaaagaaacaatcacAGAAGGTTATGGGGAAAATTATGACTTAGGTACTGACATTACTTTGCAAGATTTCTCACAATTGCAAGAAAAAG TGAGACATGTATTATCAAATGGAGGAGGAGATTGCACAGAATTGTTGCAATTGATAGATGAACAATCTAGACTGACTGAAAAATTGATGGAAGAGgcaaaaagggaaaaggaagATTTGCAGCAACAG CAGGTGCCTTTAGAACCTACTCCTACCCCATACATTCACAGGGTTTGCCGCCGAAag ATTGAGGCAGCAGATAAGCAATTAAAAGCAACTCGCAGATTTCTGGATGAGCAAGCAAGCGAAAGAGAAGCTGAGAGAGATGAAGCAGCGAAACAAGTATATGTTCTGCAGGAACAGCTTAAAGAACGTGAACGAGAAAAGGAACGAGATCAACGCATAACATCTGAG TCTACACTATCACCCGAAGCAACGTCAGACGTCCCTGTGCTTCAAGCATCTGACATCGGTGCAGTT GTGGAGGTTCTAGAGTCTCAGATGAGAGAGATGTCCTCTCTTATGTCTGACACAGAGGCCAGAAAATCTGAAACCGAGAGTGAACTGAAAGCAGCTATTGACAAGATTTGGGTACTTAGAGAAATCATCACAGACTTGGAACAACAACTACAGATCAAAACCGAGAAGGAAGAATCTCTTCAATTACAAATCAATCAATTAGAAACTGTGATTGCTGCGCAGACTAAGAACCAGCATGAGTTGGTCCAAGAACTGGATGCTGTTAAGATGGGTAGTGAAAGCAAGCAACTAAATGAACATATTATTCACTTACAg GAGGAATTAAGAAAACACAAGTTAAGTTCTGAACAATTCAACGTGAATTCTGCGGCATTGAAGCAAATGAAAACAGAACTTCGCGATATGCAGAATCATTTAACTAAAAGAATTAGAGAACTGGAATCTGCGCACATGTGTAGTTCCAATTTGAGTTTGAGTCAACCAAGCGAAGATGTCTCTATTAGAGAGCAAATAGATGCCTCGCGGTGCCCTACTCCCGATGATCCTACTGCACCTCCAATGTTACCTCTCGACCAGTTACTTAAACTTAAGGAGAAAATGTTGAAACATGCCAGAGCTGAAGAAGTAGCACTAAAAAGAATCAAAGATTTAGAATTGCAAGTTACTGCTTTCAAAAACCAGAACGAGGAATTGCAAGCAGAGCAGGAAATTCTTCAGCAAACCACTTCTGAGCAATTGTTTCAAATAGAAGCAATGCGTGGTAGATTGGAGCAACACAAGCAAAGCGCTCCATTTGCCCAGAGACAGGCTACATCACGCTTAGAACTACAACTTCATGAAGCTAATGCCAAGTTTCAATCTTTAGAACGAACCATTGCTGACAAAGATTTAGAATTACAGGACATGAAGAATCAATTGGATAGAATTAATCAATTATTGCAAGAGAAGGAAGCAGAGATTGCAAATGTGGTGCAAGTAGAAAGTGCTACTATTCAGAAGTTGAAAGAGCACGTAGAAATTATTGAAGAGGAGAAAAAGATTCTTCAGACGAAAGTTGGTGTTCAAGAGCATGCACAGTTAGAATTACCGAGACTAATAGACAGTATGTTAGCAGACAAGAACGAGGAGATAGATCACTTGAAGGAACAATTATCCAAAAAAGAAAAGCAACTTGAGATATATTCTTCACTGAATCTGGACGAAACACAATTAAGAGAGTTGGTACTACAGACAGAGGCAAAGAATAGTGCACGTACATTGAGCGATATTCTATCAATTCACTCAGAATGCGAAGAGACTACGGAAGCCATCAGAGGAGCCAACACGACACAAAACTTACCTAACGTATCTGCTTTCAAAGTTCCTACTTCACCTGTTCCAAAAAGTATAGATAATTCAACTGTACCTTTAATGGACAGCACTAAGATAATTCAGGTTCCTCTTCTAGACCTTGGTTCTCAAAGTCTATCAGCAAATTCCAGTCAACAATCTAGAATCTTAGACTTGCTGCACAGTGGCCAGGAGTCGAAATCTTCCACGTCGGAAAACAATAATTCTAACGACAGAACTGACCATGCTACACAGTCAACAAAACAGTGTACTCAAACGCAAGAATTACCACAAAGAGAACGTGCTGATGAGAGAAGTGACGACAGTAGTAGTAATAGATCTTATGTTCCTTCAATGAAATACACTCAGACGTCCATCAATGAGACATTGAAAGAGGTGGAGAACTTGGAAATTCAATTACAGGCAGTAAGAGAGGAATTAGATATGAAATCAGCAATTTTGACTAAAAGAGAAGATGATTTAATAGCTCTGCAGAAACTTTACGACGAGTTGCAAATGGAATTTAAAAATGTTGTGGAGACACTATCCAGAGATAAGTGTTTCTATCAGAATCAATATGAATTGTCACGAGTATcagagaataaaataaaaaaagatcttcaggaaatagaaaatattttaaaactgAGTAATGAAGAAATGCAAGACCACAAAAGTAAGATACAAATGAACgaaaaaattataatagaatTGAATTTAGAGAATAATAAGTTAAAAAAGGATATCGAAGAGAAGGAACAAGAATTAGGACAGACACGGGAATATACTATTCTCCTCCAGGAACAGGCAAAGGAGTTACAGAAATTCAGAGATGCAATTCTCGAAAAAGATATTACTATCGAAACTATCCAAACCCGCAATATTGAGatcgaaaatgaaaataaacagTTGTACGAATTCAAAACAAAGTACCAATCTACCAAACAAGAATTATTAGAATGTCAGAATGAAATTCAAAGACTGACCGAAGGTCTAAACAACAGGGATCAGGTCATTAGAAGATTGGAAGAAATGGCCAGACGCACCAGCTTCTCAGGAACATCCTCACCTTCTAACGAAAAGGATCAAGAAATCCATCATCTGCAGGAATacctaaaagaaaaagataaagtgaTTAGACAAATGAGTGACGATAGCAAAAGTCTGCACAAGGCTTTGGAAGCTATACAGAATAAGATGAAGGAATCTGGAAATGTTGTGGAATTGAGAAAGAAGTTGAAGGATGAAAGAAAGATAAATGCTGAACTGAGGAATATGGTGGATAATCTAAACAAAGATCTGTCTGACCTAAAGTTACCTGCAC AACGATTGCAAGATGATATCGACATCGAAGACATGGTGCAAAGAGAGTTAAATTTATCGGCACACTTAGATAGAAAGATTATGAACGCCATAGAAAACGATGACGAGGATAAGAAAAAGACAGAAAGACAAACTCCTTATCAGGATTTCCAAGAAGCAAAATATATAGAACTAAAATTAAAACTGAGTCaagctaataaaatcaatgaagaATTGAAGAAGCTGAAAGATGATTTGGAGATAGAAACAGAAATGCTCAAGTGCCAGATAACAGAATACGAAGGTCGAATTTTCCAACTAAAGTCAGATTTAACagagaaatcaaagaaaatagCGAAACTAGATGAAGAATTATCTTCAGAGAAGAATTTGATGAGAAAATTAAAGATTCAGATTGAAAAGGAGCATAGGGCAATGCAAGTTGGTTGTTCAGAATTAATAGAGACCCTCCAGAGTAAGTTGAAGAATTCTTTAGACAATGAGGTGAAGCTTAAAAATGAATTGTCCTTGCTACAAGATGAGCATAAGAATTTAGAGATTCAACTGAGTTTGATGAAAGACCATGTACAATCCCAGAAAGTCGATGACTTATCAAAATTAACAGATTTAGAAGCTGAGAGGAAGAAATATCTGTCATTAATGGAAAGCTTTGAAAAAGAAGGAAGGGAAAACACAGAGCTGAAGGACACTTTGAGGAAATTACAGATGGAGAAGAATCATTTTGAGAAGCAATTAGAAGTGGAAGTGGAGAAAAATGAGAACTTAACAAGTAATCTGGTTTTGATAAAAGGAACTAATGATCACTTGCAAACTGATCTCAGGCGTACCAAAGAAGAACTAAAAGCGAAACAAGAAGAAGGCGAATGGTTACAGAAGAGAATTAAAACCATGTCTGATGCGGAGACTAAGAGACAAGAACAAAAGATCAGTGAACATAGTGAGCTCAAGGCTTTGAGGAGAGAAATCAATAATGCTAGAGATGTGATA ATGGATTTGGAGGCTGACATGAAACAGTCAAAGAGAGAATTAACGGAATCTCTAGAACGGGAGATGAAGCTAGCTGAGACTTTTAAAGAAAGGGAAACTGATCTACTTAAAAAGTTATCGGCCGTCAAAGATGAGGAGAAGAACTCTAGGGATATGATTGCTGAGTTACAACAAGAAGTAAAAGCATGTACAAGGAGAGAATTGGAGCTCACAAAGGAACTGAAGAGCAGATTTACAAACGAGAATATGCCTACAAAATTCATGCAAAAGATAAAT GATCTCAGTGAAGTTAATGAAAAATACATGACAGAAAAGACTGTACTTCAAGAGAAGTTGATAAAATCAAGGGAAGAGAAGGAACAATTGAACCAACGAATTAAATTACTCGAAGATCAAATCAAACGAAATAAGGGACCTCAAGTTTCAAATGCTAAAATCCCAGAAATAGAAAAG TTGCAACATTTTTATGGAAAGTTTCTGCGAGCGGAAAGCAGACGCAAGGCTCTAACATATCAGAAACGATATTTGTTAATTGTAATTGGTAGCTATCAATTGTCTGAAGAAAATACTCTATGTGTACTCGCCCAATTGACCAGAGACCAACGATCCTACGCTGTGGTAGGCCGTAACAAGAAATCGCCAAAAGTTCGATTTAGGAGTGCGGTGCTTGTTTTGATTAGTATCCATAGAATGAAGTGGTTAATCGTGAGATGGAATATTGGCAGACGAATTGGTGTGAAAACTCTATTATGGAACATGGATCAGTCTTTTCTACCAATTCAAAAAGCCGCCATAAATCATTCGCCTCCTGTTCGAGATAAGACTACCGCAAA TGGAGATGGTGGTTTTGACACGTTTGAACAGTATTGCCAACGACTGAAGAATGTTCAGCAGAGATTGGGTTTAGCAGAGGCTGGGAATCTTCAGATTATTCCAGAATAG